From one Streptomyces sp. ICC1 genomic stretch:
- a CDS encoding AraC family transcriptional regulator, translated as MTSDQPRTRISAWRPPVAGISEVFHAHFTDHAYPVHTHDTWDLMILDDGSVDFSLDRRRHGAAGTGSVILLPPGVPHDGKTVNPAGFRKRVLYLDTGVLPERLAGAAVDGPVHGDGLLRRRIHQLHEALAAPGDEFEAESRLALVRERLLSHLKAAEPAIPSRGAGRTAAALRELLDSRIRTGLTLDEAAGILHAHPTHLIRCFKQAYGLPPHTYLTGRRIDRARRLLLAGRRPADVAAAVGFYDQAHLNRHFTRHLSTPPGRYAALRDRGAPT; from the coding sequence ATGACCAGCGATCAGCCCCGAACGCGGATCAGTGCCTGGCGGCCTCCGGTCGCGGGGATCTCCGAAGTCTTCCACGCCCATTTCACCGATCACGCCTACCCGGTCCACACCCATGACACCTGGGACCTGATGATCCTCGACGACGGATCGGTGGACTTCTCCCTCGACCGCCGCCGGCACGGGGCCGCCGGCACGGGCTCGGTCATCCTGCTGCCGCCGGGCGTCCCGCACGACGGGAAGACGGTCAACCCCGCGGGATTCCGCAAGCGCGTGCTCTACCTCGACACCGGCGTCCTTCCGGAACGGCTGGCGGGGGCGGCGGTCGACGGCCCGGTCCACGGAGACGGACTGCTGCGCCGGCGCATCCACCAGCTCCACGAAGCCCTCGCCGCCCCGGGGGACGAGTTCGAGGCGGAGTCCCGGCTGGCGCTCGTCCGCGAGCGGCTGCTCTCCCACCTCAAGGCCGCGGAGCCCGCGATACCGAGCCGCGGGGCCGGGCGGACCGCCGCCGCCCTGCGCGAGCTGCTGGATTCACGCATACGCACCGGGCTCACCCTGGACGAGGCGGCCGGCATCCTGCACGCCCACCCCACCCACCTGATCCGCTGCTTCAAACAGGCCTACGGACTGCCGCCGCACACCTACCTCACCGGCAGGCGCATCGACCGGGCGCGCCGCCTCCTGCTCGCGGGCCGGCGGCCGGCCGATGTCGCCGCGGCCGTGGGCTTCTACGACCAGGCACACCTGAACCGGCACTTCACCCGCCACCTGAGCACCCCGCCGGGCCGGTACGCGGCCCTGCGCGATCGGGGCGCACCGACGTGA
- a CDS encoding DUF1801 domain-containing protein translates to MVQSEADDVAGYLDEVPEERRDALAGLRRLCREELKGFEEVMAYGMPAYVRDGTAEIAFASQKQYVSFYLMRGDVREAFEERLAGLDMGKVCLRFRKPEHIDFDLLRDLLRATAARPGRPGTIG, encoded by the coding sequence ATGGTGCAGAGCGAGGCGGATGACGTGGCCGGCTACCTGGACGAGGTGCCCGAGGAGCGCAGGGACGCCTTGGCCGGGTTGCGGCGGCTGTGCCGGGAGGAGCTGAAGGGCTTCGAGGAGGTGATGGCGTACGGGATGCCCGCGTACGTGCGGGACGGCACCGCCGAGATCGCGTTCGCCAGCCAGAAGCAGTACGTCTCCTTCTACCTCATGCGCGGCGACGTCCGTGAGGCGTTCGAGGAACGGCTGGCCGGGCTGGACATGGGCAAGGTCTGCCTGCGGTTCCGCAAACCGGAGCACATCGACTTCGACCTGCTGCGGGACCTGCTCCGGGCCACGGCGGCCCGACCCGGCCGACCCGGCACCATCGGCTGA
- a CDS encoding cupin domain-containing protein → MITPNVSVNLAHKLAQFDELWTQKRIARLNDYEVKLAKLKGEFVWHAHEDTDELFLVLSGRLTIQLRDGDVVLEPGELFVVPRGVEHCPVAEEETAILLLEPAGVLNTGDAGGPMTKAAETLD, encoded by the coding sequence ATGATCACACCGAACGTCTCCGTGAACCTGGCCCACAAGCTCGCCCAGTTCGATGAGCTCTGGACCCAGAAGAGGATCGCCCGTCTCAACGACTACGAGGTCAAACTCGCCAAGCTCAAAGGTGAGTTCGTCTGGCACGCCCACGAGGACACCGACGAGCTGTTCCTCGTCCTCAGCGGCCGGCTCACCATCCAGCTCAGGGACGGCGACGTCGTGCTCGAGCCGGGAGAGCTGTTCGTGGTGCCCCGGGGCGTCGAACACTGTCCGGTGGCCGAAGAGGAGACCGCCATCCTGCTCCTGGAACCGGCGGGGGTCCTCAACACGGGTGACGCGGGAGGGCCGATGACCAAGGCCGCCGAGACCTTGGACTGA
- a CDS encoding GNAT family N-acetyltransferase, with amino-acid sequence MSLRITPLTDPAHGAHSRRLAWLASDADSIPVGTAFLRLFDGGQAHLAELTLHVHPTERRKGVGSRLLDSAVAAARDDARRCVSAQAEAGSPGNDFLPAHGFRKVLTLRFARLPLADVDPTALAEIIERPHPGYRLASWRGTVPADLAQTFAASRRAMDDMPMEDTDYGTVTWDVDRVRAAAKAVQDRGDQLHTVVAIDTTDDSIAGFTELVVPGNGTGDGQHYGTGVLPEHRGHGLGRWMKAESIRQAHGHHPDLGGLLTDTADSNTHMRHISDSLDYVPTHTTVQYQLDL; translated from the coding sequence TTGTCGCTTCGCATCACCCCACTGACCGACCCCGCTCACGGGGCGCACAGCCGACGCCTTGCATGGCTGGCATCCGACGCCGATTCCATCCCCGTGGGGACGGCCTTTCTGCGCCTGTTCGATGGCGGACAGGCGCACCTGGCCGAACTGACCCTCCACGTCCATCCCACGGAGCGCCGCAAGGGCGTCGGCTCCAGACTCCTCGACTCCGCCGTGGCCGCCGCCCGGGACGACGCCCGGCGCTGTGTCAGCGCGCAGGCCGAGGCCGGATCGCCCGGCAACGACTTCCTGCCGGCCCACGGCTTCCGCAAGGTGCTCACCTTGAGATTCGCCCGCTTGCCGCTGGCCGACGTGGACCCCACCGCCCTCGCCGAGATCATCGAGCGTCCGCACCCCGGCTACCGGCTGGCGTCATGGCGGGGAACCGTCCCCGCCGACCTCGCCCAGACGTTCGCCGCCTCACGCCGCGCCATGGACGACATGCCCATGGAAGACACCGACTACGGCACCGTAACCTGGGACGTGGACCGGGTCCGGGCCGCGGCGAAGGCCGTTCAAGACCGCGGAGACCAGTTGCACACGGTCGTCGCCATCGACACCACCGACGACTCGATCGCCGGGTTCACAGAACTCGTCGTCCCCGGCAACGGCACGGGTGATGGCCAGCACTACGGCACCGGCGTGCTGCCCGAGCACCGCGGACACGGCCTCGGCCGATGGATGAAGGCCGAGTCGATCCGACAAGCCCACGGGCACCATCCAGACCTCGGCGGCCTCCTGACCGACACCGCCGACAGCAACACGCACATGAGACACATCAGCGACAGCCTCGACTACGTGCCCACACACACGACGGTCCAGTACCAGCTCGACCTGTAG